The DNA segment TTTAACGAAGCTGATCTCACATGGGAAATCCACTTTTTTCATTAAATCGGCAGCAAACATAAATGACCCATTTAAGATACAAATCATTAATGGATCAGTGCCTGCCAGCTCCTTGTTCATCTTAACTGCAATTTTTTCAATTGCTTCGTCGATCTCCTGATAAGGTATAGACAGCTCAAACTCTCTGTCTAATAACTTTATACGCTTCATTAATTGGGGGAATTTTTTAATTAATGGCGCAAAAATACAAAAAAATACCGTGCGTGAGCCATTTTATTTTATAACTTATTAATTTTACGCTAGTTTAATCATTTATTACAAACATCATTCGTATGCAAGCAGTAGTTAGTATTATTATGGGTAGCACGTCCGACTTGCCCGTTATGGAAAAGGCAGCCCAGGTGCTGAACGATTTAAAAATTCCATTCGAAATCAATGCTTTATCGGCACACAGAACCCCAGAGGCGGTAGAAAAATTTGCCAAAGGAGCAGAAGAACGAGGAATAAAAGTAATCATTGCTGCTGCTGGTATGGCCGCTCACCTCCCTGGTGTGATTGCTTCCATGACCAAACTGCCAATCATTGGTGTTCCCATCAAGGCTTCACTGGATGGACTGGATGCTTTATTGGCAATTGTTCAGATGCCTCCCGGAATCCCTGTGGCCACAGTAGGAATTAATGGCGCACAAAATGCGGGTATCTTAGCTGCCCAGATGATTTCACTGGGAGATAAGGCATTGGCTGCCAGAGTAGCAGACTTTAAGGATAAACTAAAGGTGAAAATTGAAAAAGCCAATAAAGAATTAAGCGAAGTAAAATATGAATTTAAAACCAATTAGTAATTTCACATTGGCTTTTTAATTTTTTTTACCGAAAACTTGTCAACGTATTATAAATAAGGTAACTTATGGGGTAAAATCTTTAGTTACCTTTTATGATGAGTCCAAACCAGTTTTTAATTTGGATTGCCCTCATGCTATTCGCTCAGGTAACAAGAGGGCAATCGGCATATTTAAACTCCCCTTCAGCCATGGGAAAAGGAGGTACAGGGGTATCTACTTTTGATAGCTGGGCTAGCCTATCCAACCCCGCAGGAACATCCAAACATTCACAAACAGGAGCATCGGCATCCTATTACCTTCCGTATTTCATAAATGAACTTAGCGCCAAAAATGCCCTCATTCTACTTCCTTTTAAATGGGGTGTACTATCCACACATTTCCAACAATTTGGCAATTCATCATATCAGGAAAATAGCATTGGCATAGCCTATTCCAAATCCCTCACGCCAAAACTACACGCTGCTTTTCAATTTAACATACAAAACAACCGACTATCACAAAGCGGATCAGGGCATCAGTTCTTCTCCAATATGGGTTTGATCTATGAAGCAAGCGAGCATATACGGGTAGGCGTTGCAATCGTCAACCCGGAACAATCTACCAT comes from the Saccharicrinis fermentans DSM 9555 = JCM 21142 genome and includes:
- the purE gene encoding 5-(carboxyamino)imidazole ribonucleotide mutase, which encodes MQAVVSIIMGSTSDLPVMEKAAQVLNDLKIPFEINALSAHRTPEAVEKFAKGAEERGIKVIIAAAGMAAHLPGVIASMTKLPIIGVPIKASLDGLDALLAIVQMPPGIPVATVGINGAQNAGILAAQMISLGDKALAARVADFKDKLKVKIEKANKELSEVKYEFKTN